The nucleotide sequence CGGCGATCATGAAGAATGTGGTCGATGAGCTTAATAACGTCGTTTACGGGAGCGGGCGCCAAGCGCCAGCTCTGACTAATGATGGGGCTCCTGCCAGAGCGACTCGTGCAGATATGGATGCAGAAGAGGGTTGGAAAGCTGCTTCTTAAACCAGCAAGCCTTATGAAGTAGGGTCGCTTCTTCCCAGGTCTTGGCCGAACGAAGCGCACCCTTCAAGTACCAGTAAACGCGGGCGCGTTCGACTGTGTTTAATTCGCAAAATCCCGTATCCACATAACAACTGACGTGACTGTGCATGGCTACATCATAGATGTCGTTGCAGCTGGTCTGTCTGTCCAGTTCCAGGGTTCTTTCCTGCAGACATAAACGCACATCCTGCAACCAGGTTTGTGCTCTGGGCGCGAATTTCTTTTCGTCTTTCAGAAAGCTTTCACAATAGGGTTTGCCGAAGTTCATCCAATAACCGCGACTGCCGCAGCTTAATTCCTGTTCTTTGCATTGATAGTAATCACAGGAATTATCGCTGGGAACGCAGGTGGCCTGAGCGATGATGGGTGTAAACAAAAACAATAAAATCAAGTATCTAAGCATGGGCCGACCATAAAGAAGCCGGGGGCGGGTGTAAAGCAAATGGGGCCGGGATCGGCAAAATTACCACAACTGTCAGGATTGTGACGGGGCATTTTGTGGTGTCTGACGGGTTTTTATGTGGTTCAGTGGGTTTTCTCGCATTTCTTAAGGGGGATCATTAAGGTCACCTCAACGAAAGGACTCTGTATGAAGGCATTGATGGCTTTGATTATGATCGTATTGGCAGCGGCCGGCGCTCAGGCGGCAGCCGATTCTGTGGCGGTGTTTCACCGTGCCGAGAAAGTCGGCGTTTTGCTGAATGAGCGAGGCGCTTACGGACGTATCCAGCAGTTCATGGATGCCGTGGGTGCTGAAGGCCGCTATCGCTGGTTGAGTGCCGATGAAAGCGTAAAGATCGAGTGCGCCCGCGAAGACGTCAGAGCCACCTGCACCATTCGCTTTCTTCCATCGGACATCGTAAAAATCCAGGGTCGCAGCGTGAAGGCGGTGGTGGCGACGAATGAGTTCCCGCAGTCTTTTGAAATGGTCTTTGAAAGCTCTATGGAAGATAGCTTCAAACTGGTTCTGACCCCTGAAGGAATTGAACTGTGGGCCGGAAAGCGTGGCCAGCAGCCCTAGCCGTAGTACCAAGGTCTGATTCTGTTTAGGGTCTGCCAACAAGCTTGGGAAAAATGACGATGCCATTGGATAATAAAACCAATGGCATTTTTTTTGGTCTTCTTATTTTCTTGGAGCGTCTTTGCAGGGGAGCCTGACAATTTTTCCGCCCGTCGTGACAAGAATGCGGTGGTGGCCAATGCCGAAATCAATCGCGTGGTGAATTCCATTTTGGCGATGGCGCTTGATAACTATAATTACAGCAGCAAATCCTGTGATCGAAAAAGATTTTTAAAATACCTGGAAGACGATCTGGATCGCAATCTTCCGCAAATCACCAAAGCTCTGTATTTCAATGTGCCGCAGGCCGGTCCCAAACATCACTCCGAAGTTCCTTATGCGGCGGGAAGACCATACACGCAGCTTTATTTCTCGCAAAGTGCGAAAGTGCAGGTGAAAGGGCAAACCTTCTTTGTGGGGTTTGATAAGATCGACCATTTCTTTTCTCACGGTTCCATGTACTGGGACATGGTCGGTCAGGATGCAAAGCTTCCGGCCGATAAAGTAAAAAAGGCCCTTGAAGTTGGCGTCATGCAGGAAAATGCGACGTGGGGGTTGCAGCGCCCGGGCGTGAAATCTTATGCCGATCTGATGGCAAACTATAAAGGTCTTTATTTCTGGCGCGATCTGTTTGACGGGGCCCCGCCGTTCATCGTCTGTAAAAACGGAAAGTTTGAAAAGAACCGCGAATTTGATCTGGCCAATTATTTTGAACCCGTGATGGATGAAACGATCAATTGCAGCAGTTTTGCAGATCAGGAAATTCATGATCGTATCACAGCGGTCACCAAAAAATGGAACCTGAACTGTCCGGTGGATGCGAACGCCTGTGCTACGGCCAAAAAAAACCACGGGGATAAATCCGCATTCTTGTTGCATCCGCTGTGTCTGGGGACGGGAAGTTCCCAGATTGAAAAAGCCTCGCCGATGACCACCAAAGACGTGATCGACACCGCTCAGGCCGCGATGTCCGGTGGCGGAGATTATCTGCTGTTTAAGCTTTTCGGTGAAAAGAAAAAGAAAGGGGCGCAGTAATGGTTTATCTGTTGATGCTGTCCCTGGCCTGGTCGGCAGGGGAAAAGGTCAGTGTGACGGAAGCCCGTAAAACCTGGAAGGCCTTCCGTGCTTGCGAAAACCAAAAGGCTAAAGAGGCGGATCTTTTACGCTGTGCCAATGCCGAACTGTCAGAAAAGCTTATTCCGGCGGTGAAGGCTCAGATGATTCAGTTTCTGGATCAGGGTATTTCTTTTTCAGATGTGCGAGAGTGCGAAGAAAATGCGCCGATCCAGCCCATGAAACCTGTCGCGGGTGAAACGGCTTTCTGCATGCAGCTGACCGGACTAAAAAAACAATCCCACGGCTATGTCGTTTTTGTAAAAGAAAACGGAGCCGCCAAAATTCAAACTATTAAGTTCAAATTTTAAAGGCTCCGCAAAGGTTCTAGAAGATAACGCTGTCAGGAAGACCCAGGCGAGCGGCGATGATACGCACGATTTCGCTGGCGGTTTCTTCCAGGGCGCGTTCGGTGACGTTAAACACGGGCCAGCGGCGGTTCACTTTAAAGATCTTTTCAGCGTATTCGATTTCTTTGGCGATGTGAGACATCGAGGCATAGGATCCGCCCGGATCCTGGCCGAATTTTTCCAAACGGCTTTTGCGGATACGCTGCAGGGAATCCATATCGATGATCAAACCCACAATGCGACGCTGATCGATCTTGAACAATTCTTCTGGCAGGGGAGTGTCCAGTACCAGCGGCACGTTGGCAACCTTCCAGCCCTTATGGGACAGGAAGATGGAAAGCGGAGTTTTACTGGTGCGGGAAATCCCGACCAGGACGATGTCGGCTTTGTCCAGTTCGGCAAAGGTTTTGCCGTCGTCGTGTTTTACGGTGTATTCGATGGCTTCAATGCGTTTGAAGTATCTTTCATCCACGGCACGCAATGCGCCCACGGTGTCTTCGGAATGCTGACCAAAGAAAGTGTCCAAAGTTGAAAGCAGCGGACCCAGAAGGTCAAAATAGGGAATGCCTTTGCCTGAAGCCATTTCGCGGATCTTGGCGCGCAGACCCTGGCTGGCAACGGTGTAGGCCAGCATCCCACGGCGTTCGAAGCATTCTTCGATAACGGCTTCAGCCTGGGTGTCGGTGCGCACGTTTTTACAGCGGATGATATTAACGTCTTTGGTGGTGTATTGAACCAAAGCCGCGCGAATCATGGTTGCCGCGGTTTCACCGGTACTGTCGGAAAGAATATAGATGGTGTAGGTTTTGTTATCGCTGTCCATCAGTCAGCAAGTCCGTTGATCAGCGCACGGCGCACATTTTCGACATGTTCTTTCAGCCACAGATCCGCCATGCCCGAGAAAAGAATAAAGGCAAAGTCAGGGCTTGCTTTGATCAAAAGGCAGGAGGTTTTGTTTTCCGGATCCAGATGTTGCAGTTGCAGCTTTTCCAGCATCGGCTGGGATGCGGTGGACAGCACAGACAAAAGATTCATCGGCGGGATTTTAACAAAGGATTTGGAATTGTTTTTCAAAAGGTGAGTCGCACCTTTTTGGAAGTAAGCTTGCGCTTTCCACTGACCATCGTGATTTTCCAGCATAACGCCGGCATCAAACAACAATGCCAGACGCGAGAACACCACAATCGCACGATCAATGTGATCTTCCGGCAGACCCAAAGAAAGGCCGCGCACCAAAGACAGATCGCGGGATGGCTCGAAGTGAGCGTGACGTTCAGAGGCTTCCACCTTGGCTTCAAAATCATTGTCCAGAACAGACTCTAGTCGTTTCTGAAGGTTTGTGATTGTTGACACCAAAGACTGCGAAAATTTCTCCATGAACGCTCCCACTAAGATGCTCCGCCAAATGATGATGTTGGTGATGGCGGTTTATTTAATTGTGGGGAGAAACGTTTGTTTAATCAAGGACGACTGTGAATTCCTGAACCGGGTGGTGGGACTGCCACGCAATCTGCAGGTTCCCGGTACTTTGTCCAGGTGGCATGAAGATGCGCAAAGTGGGCTCGTTCAGATTCTTCCAGATGCGGAAAATCTCGGCGGTCCACTGGGTAAGGTCTTCGTTCCAGGGAAGGATCACGACCCATTTGTTTGGCAAAAGTTTGTCAGAGGCGATCATCAGCGGCTGAACAGACATCGCAGGCACGGCGGGCTTGTTCAGTTCGGTCTGTTCCAGAACAAGACCTAAAAATTCGGGCAGAGCCGGAGTTTGATGGCGCGAAGACTTGCACACCTGAAAATTCAGGTACCAATCCAGCTTCGCGGTCCACGGCGACTTTTCCAGATCAGGCACAATCCACAGGTCGGAACCCGGGTTCAGAGCGCTGGCCTGGGAAAGTACGCTAAGAGCCATTAGTGAGCCTTGCCGACTTGATCAAGAAGTCCGTTAACGAAGCCGCCAGAATCGGAAGTTCCGTATTTTTTGGCGATTTCCACCGCTTCATTGATGGCGATGTTTTCTTTGATCGGGTCTGCGGCAAAACGCATTTCGTAAACGGCAATGCGCAGGATGTTGCGGTCGATGGTCGCCATGCGTTCCACTTTCCAGTGGGCGCTGGAGGCTTGAATCTTGGAATCAATCGCTTCTTTATTGGATTTCACACCGGTCACGAGAAGATCAGCATAAGTGATCACTTCGGGGTCAAGACTTTGCTCAAACACTTCCAGGAAGGTTTGGTAGCTGATCTGCGGAGCAAACTCAGTTTGAAAGAGGACCTGGAGGGCGAGTTCGCGGGCTTGGCGTCTTGCTGTCAGTTTCATGGTTCGTACTTTTCTCGCTTTCAACAAATGTCATAGCGGTGAGGCTTAATTGTGGATTACTTGCGTCGACAAAATCAAGAAGTTCAGCGTCTTCCAGAGTCTCCACAAATTCCTGAACGTCTTTGAAGGTTCTGTATACACTTGCAAAGCGAATATAGGCAACGTCATCCAGTTGTTTTAGTTCTGCCATGACCTTTTTCCCGATCAGACGGGAAGAGATCTCGGATTCGCCACGGTTGATCACCCAGGCAGAGATCTTTTCAACCACCGCATCGATCTGCGCCAGACTGACCGGACGCTTCTGACAGGAGGCTTGAAGACCCTTAAGGATTTTTTCTTTGCTGAACGGTTCGCGGCGGCCGTCTTTTTTGATGATGAACGGGAACGCGAGCATGATCGTTTCTACAGTCGAGAAACGGGCTTTGCACTCGAGGCACTCACGACGGCGGCGGATGCTTCCGTCCTTCTGCACTCGGGTATCCAAAACTCTGTCATCAGCATGTCCGCAAAAAGGGCATTTCATAGTCTTTAGTCCCGTCCAAAAAGCTAGCCGGAGATTAGGGAGGCGCCTGCTTTCAGTCAATGGGTCTAGTGTTGATGGCTTGGCGTGTCAACGACTTCCTCGCCAGAGGGAAAACTGAATAGAATAGAAGCCAGAATTGAGGTGCGTGTGAAGACTTTTCTATCGTTGATTTTGCCCTTGTTTTTGAGCTCCATTGCCACAGCCCAAGACTCCCAGCCCGTGGTGGGCCGTGATGCTGCCGCCAAGTACTTCCAGCCGCGTGATACGGCGTCATCGTCTTCGTTCAATACCGGCGGCGGTCCGTCGGATCATTACCTGGCTTTGCACTTTGGCCGTTACATGGCGTCGCAATCCTATGACTGGGGCAAGAACGGTCAGGAAGACGATGTGGGTAAAAACCAGTTCGGCGTCACTTACCGGGTGGGCGAGTGGTACAACTCCATGGACATGCTGCTAAGAATTGATTATTCCGAGTACGACCTGGGGGGCGAAACTCCGAATAAACTGGCGTTTGTTCCGATGATCATGTTCCCGGATGCGACCTCGCGTTTCCCGCTGTATTTCGGTGCGGGTGCCGGTTTGGGAGTGTTCTTTAAACAGGCCTCTGGAAAATCTGCACTGTCCCTGGATTATCAGGTTGTTGCGGGGGCACGATTCTTCAATATCTTTGAAAACACTGGATTCTTCATTGAAGCTGGTTTAAAAAACCACCTTCTTATTCTGTCCTCCGGGCAGTTCAACGGAACCTTTTTGGCCACTGGCCTGGTGTTTACATTTTGAAAATTCACAAGCATCTCGTATCTGAAATCGTCACCGCTCTGGATGAAATCTTTGAACAGGGTTTCTATGCCGACAAAGTCATCCAGCGCCACCTGAAGGCCAACACCCGCTGGGGTTCCCGCGACCGCCGTTTCTTTGCTGAATCTGTTTACGAAATCGTGCGCTGGGAGCGTCTGCTTTCCCACCTTGCTGACGACAACGATCTTTGGAAAGTCTGGGGCGCGTACTGGGTGCGCGGCGGGAACGAACTGCCTGACTGGGAAGAGCTTGACGGTCTTGATCCGAAAGAAGTCATCGCCCGTGACAAGAACGTATCTTCATTCGCCATCGCTCAGTCAATTCCGGACTGGATGCACGAACGGGGCACCCTGGAACTGGGCGAAGAGTGGAAGGATGCGATGCGCGCGCTGAACAAGCCCGCGGAAGTGTTCCTGCGCACCAACACTTTGAAAACCACTCCGGATGAGCTGATCAAAACTTTGGAAAAAGACGGCATCAATGCCACAAAAGTTTCCCCGGATCTGCCGAACGCTCTTCGTTTGGTGGAACGTAAAAACGTCTTCATCACCGAATCCTTCAAGCTGGGTCTGTTCGAAGTTCAGGATGCCGCTTCCCAAATGGTGGCGCCTTTGTTGGGCATCGAACCGGGTCACCGCGTGATCGACGCTTGTGCTGGTGCTGGCGGCAAGAGCTTGCACATGGCTTCCATGATGAAAAACAAGGGCAAGATCATTTCTTTGGACATTCACGAGTGGAAATTGAAAGAGCTGAAAGTTCGTGCCCGCCGTGATGGTGTGGACGTGATCGAAACCCGTTTGATTGATTCCAACAAAGTGATCAAACGCTTGTACGACACTGCGGACCGCGTGCTTTTGGATGTGCCTTGTTCGGGAATGGGCGTTTTGCGCCGCAATCCTGACACCAAATGGAAATTGAGCAACGAAGAGATCGACCGTCTGCATGGTCTGCAGTACGAGATCTTGAGCACCTATTGCAACATGACCAAAAAAGGCGGGCAGATGGTCTATGCGACCTGCAGCCTTTTGCCGAGTGAAAACGAAAAGCAGATTGAAAAGTTCATGGCCGAACACGGGAAGGACTGGACTTTGCTCAAGCAAATTCATGTTCGTCCGGATAAAGAAGGCTATGACGGCTTCTATGCGGCTCTGTTGAAACGAAATTAAGACTTTGCAACTGGACCTCGGCTGGCCTCGG is from Bdellovibrio bacteriovorus str. Tiberius and encodes:
- a CDS encoding pyruvate, water dikinase regulatory protein, with translation MDSDNKTYTIYILSDSTGETAATMIRAALVQYTTKDVNIIRCKNVRTDTQAEAVIEECFERRGMLAYTVASQGLRAKIREMASGKGIPYFDLLGPLLSTLDTFFGQHSEDTVGALRAVDERYFKRIEAIEYTVKHDDGKTFAELDKADIVLVGISRTSKTPLSIFLSHKGWKVANVPLVLDTPLPEELFKIDQRRIVGLIIDMDSLQRIRKSRLEKFGQDPGGSYASMSHIAKEIEYAEKIFKVNRRWPVFNVTERALEETASEIVRIIAARLGLPDSVIF
- a CDS encoding GTP cyclohydrolase — encoded protein: MEKFSQSLVSTITNLQKRLESVLDNDFEAKVEASERHAHFEPSRDLSLVRGLSLGLPEDHIDRAIVVFSRLALLFDAGVMLENHDGQWKAQAYFQKGATHLLKNNSKSFVKIPPMNLLSVLSTASQPMLEKLQLQHLDPENKTSCLLIKASPDFAFILFSGMADLWLKEHVENVRRALINGLAD
- the nusB gene encoding transcription antitermination factor NusB; translated protein: MKLTARRQARELALQVLFQTEFAPQISYQTFLEVFEQSLDPEVITYADLLVTGVKSNKEAIDSKIQASSAHWKVERMATIDRNILRIAVYEMRFAADPIKENIAINEAVEIAKKYGTSDSGGFVNGLLDQVGKAH
- the nrdR gene encoding transcriptional regulator NrdR, producing the protein MKCPFCGHADDRVLDTRVQKDGSIRRRRECLECKARFSTVETIMLAFPFIIKKDGRREPFSKEKILKGLQASCQKRPVSLAQIDAVVEKISAWVINRGESEISSRLIGKKVMAELKQLDDVAYIRFASVYRTFKDVQEFVETLEDAELLDFVDASNPQLSLTAMTFVESEKSTNHETDSKTPSPRTRPPGPLSN
- a CDS encoding RsmB/NOP family class I SAM-dependent RNA methyltransferase — encoded protein: MKIHKHLVSEIVTALDEIFEQGFYADKVIQRHLKANTRWGSRDRRFFAESVYEIVRWERLLSHLADDNDLWKVWGAYWVRGGNELPDWEELDGLDPKEVIARDKNVSSFAIAQSIPDWMHERGTLELGEEWKDAMRALNKPAEVFLRTNTLKTTPDELIKTLEKDGINATKVSPDLPNALRLVERKNVFITESFKLGLFEVQDAASQMVAPLLGIEPGHRVIDACAGAGGKSLHMASMMKNKGKIISLDIHEWKLKELKVRARRDGVDVIETRLIDSNKVIKRLYDTADRVLLDVPCSGMGVLRRNPDTKWKLSNEEIDRLHGLQYEILSTYCNMTKKGGQMVYATCSLLPSENEKQIEKFMAEHGKDWTLLKQIHVRPDKEGYDGFYAALLKRN